In Candidatus Methylomirabilis sp., the following proteins share a genomic window:
- a CDS encoding (deoxy)nucleoside triphosphate pyrophosphohydrolase: MSAGFILRDGKVLICQRAASDAFPLKWEFPGGKVEAGEEPAAALARELREELGIRATVGAEVARVRHAYPGGPEVELRFFHVPAFVGEPVNRHFAAVTWAPLAALPAYDFLEADRPLVARIAREGRLPESP; the protein is encoded by the coding sequence GTGAGCGCGGGCTTCATCCTTCGGGACGGAAAGGTCCTCATCTGCCAGCGGGCGGCATCCGACGCCTTCCCCCTCAAGTGGGAGTTCCCCGGCGGCAAGGTGGAGGCGGGAGAGGAGCCGGCCGCCGCGCTGGCCCGCGAGCTCCGGGAGGAGCTGGGGATTCGGGCGACGGTGGGGGCCGAGGTGGCCCGGGTCCGGCACGCCTACCCCGGCGGCCCCGAGGTGGAGTTGCGCTTTTTCCATGTCCCGGCCTTCGTCGGTGAACCGGTGAACCGGCACTTCGCCGCCGTCACATGGGCTCCTCTGGCCGCGCTCCCGGCCTACGACTTCCTGGAGGCGGACCGGCCCCTCGTCGCGCGGATAGCGCGAGAAGGGCGCCTGCCCGAGAGCCCGTGA